A genomic stretch from Podospora pseudoanserina strain CBS 124.78 chromosome 3, whole genome shotgun sequence includes:
- a CDS encoding hypothetical protein (COG:E; EggNog:ENOG503NYUT), with protein sequence MAKSANKAKKRKQNAQAEGPNKVAKTAAVAAATARTTPPDSDGDGPSPGSALEPRTLQTVISHEELDMAIDTLKTIAQYPNLIKSKQCKDLRVAVYDFRQASAIDAGVNASLTARITAALADERYTDVRILLAEMRIREQEPKLGALCRWVRDLDIISGLSTIPGGGDGTAIRRSERDEQRLRVIDAILRVTGPVDTNPNAVPISCNPGIALQEIWDLRPSTPSEQVYASVLDKTIFESAPPTLATGLRVIETTPGPLRKPPNHHDALLYTTAPNTIPLATERAPATYQPHPVVPGLGVIRNVLSPEECKAIIAAGETVNFLPDAPMREDGDVSILAHNFYWVADKLFHDTLWSRVAPHVPASVNGRLARGLNRRFRVYRYVPGAEYRAHIDGAWPPSDVLPDDTYVYDASPPGKKQSSLFTFLIYLNDEFEGGETTYFVPAAREGVLNAYPIRPVMGNVALFPHGDPRGALLHEGTGVRKGAKYVIRTEVEYDVEPSE encoded by the coding sequence ATGGCCAAGAGCGCGAACAAggcaaagaagagaaagcagAATGCACAGGCCGAGGGGCCGAACAAGGTTGCAAAGACAGCGGCAGTAGCGGCGGCGACAGCCCGGACAACACCCCCCGACAGCGACGGTGACGGCCCATCTCCCGGCTCGGCGCTCGAGCCCAGGACCTTGCAGACAGTCATCTCGCACGAGGAACTCGATATGGCCATCGACACCCTCAAGACGATTGCCCAGTACCCGAACCTGATCAAGTCCAAGCAATGCAAGGACCTGCGTGTCGCCGTCTACGATTTCCGCCAGGCCTCGGCCATCGATGCTGGAGTGAACGCCAGCCTGACGGCCCGCATCACAGCAGCCCTCGCCGATGAGCGATACACAGATGTGAGGATCCTGCTTGCCGAGATGAGGATCCGGGAGCAAGAGCCAAAGCTTGGTGCCCTATGTCGATGGGTGCGAGATCTGGACATCATCAGCGGCCTGTCTACGATACccggtggtggcgatggcaCGGCTATCCGGCGCAGCGAACGGGACGAGCAACGCCTGCGGGTCATCGACGCCATCCTCCGTGTCACCGGTCCCGTCGATACCAATCCAAACGCCGTGCCAATCTCGTGCAATCCGGGCATTGCTCTCCAAGAGATCTGGGACCTCCGTCCCTCCACACCCTCGGAACAGGTATACGCCTCGGTGCTGGACAAAACAATCTTCGAGTCGGCGCCGCCTACATTGGCCACCGGTCTCCGGGTCATTGAGACAACACCAGGTCCCCTTCGCAAGCCTCCCAATCACCATGATGCCTTGCTCTACACCACAGCTCCGAACACCATACCTCTTGCCACCGAAAGGGCCCCTGCCACataccaacctcacccagtTGTCCCTGGTCTTGGTGTAATTCGAAACGTCCTTTCTCCCGAAGAATGCAAGGCCATAATCGCGGCTGGTGAGACGGTCAACTTTCTCCCCGATGCCCCGATGCGGGAAGACGGTGATGTGAGCATTCTGGCGCACAACTTCTACTGGGTTGCAGACAAACTTTTCCACGACACTCTCTGGTCACGCGTGGCGCCCCATGTTCCGGCCTCGGTGAACGGACGCCTAGCACGTGGGCTCAACCGTCGTTTCCGAGTGTATCGCTACGTCCCAGGCGCCGAGTATCGCGCGCACATTGATGGCGCTTGGCCTCCTTCCGATGTCCTCCCCGACGACACCTACGTCTATGATGCCTCGCCCCCCGGAAAGAAGCAAAGCTCGCTGTTTACCTTCTTGATATACCTGAACGACGAGTTCGAGGGCGGAGAAACTACCTACTTTGTGCCGGCAGCGCGAGAGGGCGTGCTCAATGCCTACCCCATCCGGCCCGTGATGGGCAATGTTGCCTTGTTTCCTCACGGAGATCCCAGAGGAGCGTTGCTACATGAGGGAACTGGAgtgaggaagggggccaAGTACGTGATTCGGACAGAGGTGGAATATGATGTTGAGCCCAGCGAGTAA
- a CDS encoding hypothetical protein (EggNog:ENOG503P602; COG:T; COG:Z), which translates to MPARIDEEVDAYACPFPSSTSFLCQSSSSALFLVLVDGLRAKHLRTPEYGGTDPSVARNFSTACAACQSTERGDICCMRFGEVSSRITCASHIENRRLSGPPCTPEHHPFIHPSIHPSSYSSSSSSTAGCHRVVMLESGGNYDVAAMSDILDHGLGEQLAAALLTWGGEQEQEARRQPRTQPDHHNEPGADARSDSNFDSASDSGSLTPLTRHHVDFRKLMRFADDSTWSKTALGPHRRDIDVNLEDGNDRDDNLDATDSDSTFTTQPAKSTNICARYRQHRVETMENPPLPPQNWDKELPPTPFNTTPTSSSSHPQMSCRISTFPFSHPCDIPELILDPDEDHLHTEPSPLPSGPVTPSVVNDIFQPLSQTASPDLEFGPFAPLALEADFQHSMEQQQQSRKMSIKTMVSDVSDGLGIIEEEDDVNTDGVSMLTPTEASFGGAAGGESSIDRFGRVDSRAYQPQAWSISSSAGSTGSSEWRPSIKSSRKSVTLLSRMRGRHSVVQEEPLEKRSLTPYELSAPAPRQDDDNCVDMPPPPTGSSLPTIHSRTEITSTTNPRFFGRIPWLTSDSQPEKQGTVFGVDLNSSIKLAPMKIRVSHRGRGSSYRTYPLGVYKCCEFIRKEGNKAGRAFCSPGNAFNVAQLKEIFNTGPTYGENFQFEGTDYTVHDAARLILLYLEELPKPLITSSVVRCWVLLARQEGAIEPPCPRVETGLDFWTEALSRLPTASRNLVKHLLAIFAEVLLQTTGNVTEADSRHFASAVSRALFHQDTDASVVAGGAPTASKKKTNKRSVHPTLALAFLIKKRGEYSATLGKATNMGTKRDTQFLPTTKEIMQWKG; encoded by the exons ATGCCTGCTAGGATAGATGAAGAAGTTGATGCGTACGCATGTCCttttccatcatcaactaGTTTCCTGTGCCAAagttcctcctctgccttgttcttggttCTTGTCGATGGCCTCAGGGCCAAGCACCTGCGCACCCCCGAGTACGGCGGCACGGACCCTTCGGTGGCACGCAACTTTTCGACGGCGTGCGCCGCGTGTCAGAGCACCGAGAGGGGGGATATATGCTGCATGCGGTTTGGCGAGGTGTCTAGTAGGATCACTTGCGCCTCTCATATAGAAAACCGTCGTCTGTCCGGTCCACCCTGTACGCCGGAGCACCACCCATTcattcatccatccatccatccatcctcctactcctcctcctcctcctccactgccGGATGTCATCGGGTTGTAATGTTGGAAAGCGGCGGAAATTACGACGTTGCAGCCATGAGTGACATCCTGGATCACGGATTGGGCGAACAACTGGCAGCGGCCCTGCTCACTTGGGGTGGGGAACAGGAACAGGAGGCGAGACGGCAACCGAGAACGCAACCAGATCATCATAACGAGCCCGGTGCTGATGCCCGCTCAGATTCCAATTTTGACTCTGCCTCTGACTCTGGCTCTCTCACTCCTCTGACCCGTCATCATGTTGATTTCCGCAAACTGATGCGCTTCGCCGACGACAGCACCTGGAGCAAGACAGCCCTGGGCCCCCACAGACGTGATATTGATGTCAACCTGGAGGACGGCAACGACCGTGACGACAACCTGGATGCTACCGATTCCGATagcaccttcaccacccaaccagcCAAGAGCACCAATATCTGTGCCCGTTATCGCCAGCACAGGGTAGAGACCATGGAGAACCCACCGCTGCCCCCACAGAACTGGGACAAGGAATTGCCGCCAACACCTTTCAATACAACCCctacctcatcatcatcacatcccCAGATGTCTTGCAGGATATCAACCTTCCCGTTCTCGCATCCATGTGACATACCAGAGTTGATACTTGATCCGGACGAGGACCATCTTCACACCGAACCCAGCCCGCTGCCATCCGGGCCCGTCACCCCCAGCGTGGTCAACGACATCTTCCAACCTCTTAGCCAGACTGCTTCCCCTGATCTCGAGTTTGGTCCCTTCGCTCCACTCGCCCTCGAGGCGGATTTTCAGCACTCCatggaacagcagcagcagtccaGAAAGATGTCCATCAAGACCATGGTCTCGGACGTATCAGACGGTCTCGGTATtattgaagaagaagacgacgtcAACACCGACGGCGTGTCTATGCTCACTCCGACAGAGGCCTCTTTTGGTGGAGCCGCTGGCGGAGAATCCAGCATAGATCGGTTTGGGAGGGTAGATTCAAGGGCCTACCAACCCCAAGCATGGAGCATAAGTTCATCGGCCGGTAGCACCGGGTCGAGCGAGTGGCGCCCCAGCATCAAGAGCTCACGAAAGTCGGTAACCCTCCTCTCGCGCATGCGCGGACGACACTCGGTAGTGCAGGAGGAGCCTTTGGAAAAACGGTCGCTGACTCCGTACGAGCTCAGTGCTCCAGCACCAAGACAGGACGACGACAACTGCGTCGACATGCCGCCCCCGCCGACTGGATCATCGCTGCCTACCATTCACAGTCGCACCGAGATCACCTCGACGACCAACCCTCGGTTCTTTGGCAGAATTCCGTGGTTGACAAGTGATTCGCAGCCCGAGAAGCAGGGGACCGTGTTTGGTGTTGATTTGAATTCGAGCATCAAACTGGCACCCATGAAGATTCGGGTGTCACATCGGGGAAGGGGGTCATCGTACCGGACATATCCGCTAGGCGTTTACAAGTGCTGCGAGTTCATTCGCAAAGAGG GCAACAAAGCCGGCAGAGCTTTTTGCTCTCCCGGCAACGCCTTCAACGTGGCACAGCTCAAAGAAATCTTCAACACAGGACCGACTTACGGCGAGAATTTCCAGTTTGAAGGTACCGACTACACGGTCCACGATGCCGCGCGTTTGATTCTGTTATACCTTGAGGAACTGCCCAAACCTCTCATCACGTCATCAGTTGTAAGGTGTTGGGTGTTGCTGGCCCGCCAAGAGGGAGCCATCGAGCCGCCTTGTCCACGGGTCGAAACCGGACTCGACTTTTGGACCGAAGCCCTCAGCCGTCTGCCAACCGCGTCCCGCAATCTCGTCAAGCACCTACTCGCCATATTTGCCGAGGTCTTGCTGCAAACGACGGGAAACGTCACAGAGGCAGATTCACGGCATTTTGCCTCGGCAGTCTCACGGGCACTGTTCCATCAGGACACCGACGCCAGTGTCgtggctggtggtgctccCACagccagcaagaagaaaaccAATAAAAGGAGCGTCCATCCGACGCTGGCTCTTGCTTTTTTGATTAAGAAGCGAGGAGAATATTCGGCGACGTTGGGCAAGGCTACAAATATGGGTACCAAGAGAGACACCCAGTTTTTGCCCACCACGAAGGAAATCATGCAATGGAAGGGATAG
- a CDS encoding hypothetical protein (EggNog:ENOG503PX3R) gives MLVVTSRGVSTLAAVSNTAIMSTSTVEKRYLHSTSYSEAVVSDNYSFSPFSSPLTSLKFRNGMCLTAHREFLIQSPKLVSLITRHDSFPETISLPEVSYAAGQILVAHLYSGRWTELAWFGPDGGGLEDIARLETALEVYLAARKYELCSLEALAQIHIEQDAARLDIFTVIDVAKRVYPVPDSNDTWFQQHIKSRIKADFDKPDAALLARLDTNFADESSIIKLVLKGMLETYRDKTEALAQQAAALKRPCTPSSDGSFEEVECPSLRTVVEDKAVVCSKEDSQTTSAPTAPPALLPTEVAVEVSITHANPLLDKSVYEIAPEALHATEEPTVPNVTPVPEPELEAQVSDHNGNSSGATTTGIKLKKCKHKSTKARWKCEECGRCTRPSCVSCKCRMCTVKCREENHRAVSDPVVEEEVSPEVVPEVVVAEPAPVQAEDDGWDFAGTSSKTIARNAQIDAAAAAAVVVVAEPEPEPKPEQTPVPEPQPIVEDIPRDSLDIANNDRKKEAKKGKKKAVVRPETEPVMREIEPIPLMEPAAGPKSKPSMEDNPWAFPSTKFTKKKAKAVVGTGSEPSSETGNAQLIAEIERGFPQGGWDFWGTSKKR, from the exons ATGCTTGTTGTGACGTCTCGAGGTGTTAGCACCCTCGCCGCGGtctccaacaccgccatcatgtctACCTCTACGGTCGAGAAACGATATCTGCATAGCACGAGCTACAGCGAAGCTGTAGTGTCGGACAACTACTCATTCTC GCCATTCAGCAGCCCCCTCACCAGCCTGAAGTTTCGAAATGGCATGTGCTTGACTGCACATCGAGAGTTCCTCATCCAGAGCCCCAAGCTGGTCTCACTCATCACTCGTCACGATTCCTTCCCCGAAACCATCAGCCTTCCAGAGGTTTCTTACGCTGCTGGCCAGATCCTGGTTGCCCACCTCTACAGCGGCCGCTGGACGGAGCTGGCATGGTTCGGTCCTGATGGCGGCGGCCTCGAGGATATTGCCAGATTGGAAACAGCCCTCGAGGTCTACCTGGCCGCCAGGAAATACGAACTCTGCAGTCTCGAGGCTCTCGCTCAGATCCACATTGAGCAAGACGCAGCCAGGCTGGACATCTTTACTGTCATCGATGTCGCCAAGAGAGTGTATCCCGTGCCTGACAGCAACGACACTTGGTTCCAGCAGCATATCAAATCCCGCATCAAGGCCGATTTTGACAAGCCGGACGCTGCTCTGCTGGCCAGGCTGGATACCAACTTTGCTGATGAGTCCTCTATCATCAAGCTGGTCTTGAAAGGCATGCTCGAGACCTATCGGGACAAGACTGAGGCTCTGGCCCAACAGGCTGCAGCGTTGAAGAGACCTTGCACACCATCTAGTGACGGGTcttttgaggaggttgagtgCCCATCGCTGCGGACTGTGGTTGAGGATAAAGCTGTTGTCTGTAGCAAAGAGGACAGCCAAACCACATCTGCCCCCACGGCACCGCCTGCTTTGCTACCTACCGAGGTGGCCGTCGAGGTCTCAATAACACATGCCAATCCATTGCTCGATAAGTCGGTTTACGAGATTGCACCTGAGGCATTACATGCGACTGAAGAGCCGACAGTGCCGAATGTTACTCCCGTGCCTGAGCCAGAGCTTGAGGCGCAAGTATCGGACCACaacggcaacagcagcggcGCCACGACAACAGGGATCAAACTGAAGAAGTGCAAACACAAGTCGACCAAGGCGCGCTGGAAGTGCGAGGAGTGCGGAAGGTGCACCAGACCCTCATGTGTGTCATGCAAGTGCAGGATGTGCACGGTCAAATGTCGTGAGGAAAACCATCGAGCTGTTTCTGACCCagtggttgaagaggaggtttcACCTGAGGTGGTGCCTGAGGTCGTTGTGGCAGAGCCCGCTCCAGTCCaggcggaggatgatggctgggATTTTGCGGGCACAAGTAGTAAGACCATTGCGAGGAATGCCCAGATCgatgcggcggcggcggcggcggtggtggtggtggcggaaCCAGAGCCCGAACCAAAGCCCGAACAGACGCCTGTGCCAGAACCACAGCCCATTGTCGAAGATATTCCGCGAGACTCTCTTGATATCGCCAATAACGACAGGAAAaaggaggcgaagaaggggaagaagaaggctgtgGTTCGCCCAGAGACTGAACCCGTGATGCGGGAGATTGAGCCAATCCCCCTGATGGAACCGGCTGCAGGACCAAAATCGAAGCCATCGATGGAGGACAACCCCTGGGCGTTTCCATCGACAAAGTTCACGAaaaagaaggcaaaggccgTCGTCGGCACTGGATCGGAACCTTCAAGTGAGACCGGGAACGCCCAGCTCATCGCCGAGATTGAGCGTGGTTTTCCTCAGGGTGGGTGGGACTTTTGGGGAACGTCAAAAAAGCGATAG
- a CDS encoding hypothetical protein (COG:C; EggNog:ENOG503NXMU): MGTMLTDPGDDGSSTFTLLTPAEKDLGMYAFDTERVRWFFCPKCSITLYNRVHGVFEGVEVRTFRVNVLTLDERADGSPMEDLKDLKIKYWDFKGVELPKAPLDEPVNGGVW; encoded by the coding sequence ATGGGCACCATGCTCACAGACCCCGGGGACGACGGGTCGTCGACATTTACCCTCCTGACACCAGCAGAGAAAGATCTCGGCATGTACGCATTCGACACAGAGCGGGTGAGGTGGTTCTTCTGCCCCAAGTGCAGCATCACTCTCTACAACAGGGTGCATggggtgtttgagggggtcGAGGTGCGCACGTTTAGGGTAAATGTGCTGACGTTGGATGAGAGGGCGGATGGTTCGCCGATGGAAGATCTGAAGGATCTCAAGATCAAGTACTGGGATTTCAAGGGAGTAGAGTTGCCCAAAGCGCCTCTTGATGAACCTGTCAATGGAGgagtgtggtga